One Camelina sativa cultivar DH55 chromosome 3, Cs, whole genome shotgun sequence genomic window carries:
- the LOC104776291 gene encoding proteasome subunit beta type-3-A: MSIFEYNGSAVVAMVGKNCFAIASDRRLGVQLQTIATDFQRISKIHDRVFIGLSGLATDVQTLYQRLVFRHKLYQLREERDMKPETFASLVSAILYEKRFGPYLCQPVIAGLGDDDKPFICTMDSIGAKELAKDFVVSGTASESLYGACEAMYKPDMEAEELFETISQALLSSVDRDCLSGWGGHVYIVTPTEIKERILKGRMD; encoded by the exons ATGTCG ATCTTCGAGTACAATGGAAGTGCCGTCGTGGCTATGGTAGGTAAGAACTGCTTCGCCATCGCCAGTGATCGTAGACTCGGTGTCCAGCTACAAACAATCGCCACTGATTTCCAGAGAATCTCCAAGATCCACGATCGTGTCTTCATCGGTCTTTCTGGTCTCGCTACCGATGTTCAAACACT GTACCAGCGCTTGGTGTTTCGTCATAAGCTTTACCAGCTCCGGGAAGAGAGAGACATGAAGCCTGAAACTTTCGCTAGTCTCGTCTCAGCCATTCTTTACGAGAAAAG ATTTGGTCCTTACTTATGCCAACCTGTGATTGCCGGCTTGGGAGATGATGACAAGCCTTTCATTTGCACGATGGACTCTATTGGAGCCAA AGAGTTGGCTAAAGATTTTGTTGTATCTGGAACTGCTTCAGAATCACTGTATGGAGCCTGCGAGGCAATGTACAAGCCTGATATG GAAGCTGAGGAATTGTTCGAGACAATATCACAAGCACTTCTCTCATCAGTTGACCGTGATTGTCTGAGTGGTTGGGGAGGACATGTTTACATTGT AACACCAACAGAGATTAAGGAGAGGATCCTAAAGGGAAGGATGGATTGA
- the LOC104776290 gene encoding N-glycosylase/DNA lyase OGG1 isoform X1, with protein sequence MKRPRATSSSPSISTTTKPPLSPPVTPILKQKLHRTGAPKWFPLKLTHTELTLPLTFPTGQTFRWKQTGAIQYSGTIGPHLVSLRQRPGDDTVSYCVHCSSTSPKSGAELALLDFLNAEISLAELWSDFSKKDPRFGELAKHLRGARVLRQDPLECLIQFLCSSNNNIARITKMVDFVSSLGLHLGDIEGFEFHQFPSLDRLSRVSEAELRKAGFGYRAKYITGTVNALQSKPGGGNEWLLSLRKLDLQEAVAELCTLPGVGPKVAACIALFSLDQHSAIPVDTHVWKIATNYLLPDLAGAKLTAKLHGRVAEAFVSKYGEYAGWAQTLLFIAELPAQKTLLQSFSQLINNPDTSAEEK encoded by the exons ATGAAGAGACCTCGTGCAACATCTTCTTCGCCGTCGATCTCCACCACCACGAAACCACCTCTGTCTCCGCCGGTCACACCGATTCTGAAACAGAAGCTACACAGAACAGGAGCACCAAAATGGTTCCCGTTAAAACTCACCCACACGGAGCTGACTCTACCGTTAACTTTTCCGACGGGTCAAACATTCCGGTGGAAGCAGACTGGN GCGATTCAGTACAGCGGAACGATAGGACCTCACCTCGTCTCTCTCCGCCAGCGTCCAGGAGACGATACAGTTTCCTACTGCGTCCATTGCAGCAGCACTAGCCCTAAATCAGGAGCGGAGCTTGCGCTGCTGGATTTTCTCAATGCCGAGATCTCGTTAGCTGAGCTATGGTCTGATTTCTCGAAGAAGGATCCTCGTTTCGGAGAGCTGGCGAAACATCTTCGTGGCGCTCGTGTGCTGAGACAGGATCCGCTTGAGTGCTTAATTCAGTTTTTGTGCTCGTCCAACAATAATATCGCCAGGATTACCAAGATGGTTGATTTCGTCTCGTCTTTAGGGTTACATTTGGGTGACATTGAAGGATTTGAGTTTCATCAGTTCCCCTCTTTGGATCGGTTATCTAGGGTTTCTGAAGCAGAGCTTAGAAAGGCTGGTTTTGGTTACAG AGCCAAATACATAACAGGTACAGTGAATGCTTTGCAGTCAAAGCCTGGTGGTGGCAATGAATGGCTTCTTTCTTTACGCAAATTGGATCTCCAAGAGGCAGTTGCTGAGCTGTGTACGTTACCTGGTGTTGGTCCAAAGGTAGCAGCTTGTATAGCTCTGTTTTCTCTTGATCAGCATAGTGCCATTCCCGTTGACACACATGTCTGGAAG ATCGCCACAAACTATCTACTGCCAGACCTTGCTGGTGCAAAACTGACAGCTAAACTCCACGGCCGAGTGGCAGAAGCATTTGTGAGTAAATATGGTGAATATGCTGGTTGGGCTCAAACATTGCTTTTCATCGCCGAGTTACCTGCACAAAAAACTCTCTTGCAGTCGTTTTCCCAGCTCATTAACAATCCGGACACATCTGCGGAAGAGAAATGA
- the LOC104778816 gene encoding LOW QUALITY PROTEIN: SWI/SNF complex subunit SWI3C-like (The sequence of the model RefSeq protein was modified relative to this genomic sequence to represent the inferred CDS: deleted 2 bases in 1 codon): MPASEDRRGKWKRRKRGGLSAARKPKQEEEDIEEEDEENNNNHNNEEVDDVDNNADELHQNGGATPDPGHGIGEVVEDSGSRISDFPSVVKRVVIRPHASVTAVVAAERGGLIGETRGQGSLPSLENISYGQLQALSTVPADALSFDLERSDGASSAYVISPPPILEGEGVAKRFGDLVHVLPMHSDWFAPNTVDRLERQVVPQFFSGKSPNHTPESYMEFRNAIVSKYMQNPEHVPSAALTSIDSLIKFDKPNCRHKGAEVYSSLSSLDGDIPDLDIRIREHLCDNHCNHCSRPLPTVYFQSQKKGDIVLCSDCFHHGRFVVGHSCLDFVRVDPSKFYGDQDGDNWSDQETLLLLEAVELYNENWIQIADHVGSKSKAQCILHFLRLPVEDGLLDNVEVPGVTNSENPANGYDHKGTDSDGDIPGYSEQDSDTEIKLPFVKSPNPVMALVAFLASAVGPRVAASCAHESLAILSEDDRMKSEGVQGKEAGENQQQDENSGAAKTSLQNGAEPQTPLPEDKVMLAFRAGLSAAATKAKLFADHEEREIQRLSANIVNHQLKRMELKLKQFAEIETLLMKECEQVEKTRQRFAAERVRMLSARFGSPGGIPPQTNNNLQGMSLSTGSNNINTLLQQQQQVSATTQPSIIPGFSNNPQVHAQMQFMARQQQQQQQAFSFGPRLPLNAIQTNAGSTASPNVMFGNNQLNNPAGAGGAASINQPSFSHPMVRSSTGSGSGSGLGLN; this comes from the exons ATGCCAGCTTCTGAAG ATAGAAGAGGGAAATGGAAACGACGGAAGCGAGGTGGGTTATCGGCGGCGAGGAAACCGAAACAAGAGGAGGAAGATatcgaggaagaagacgaagagaacaacaacaatcacaacAACGAAGAAGTTGATGACGTTGATAATAATGCCGATGAGCTTCACCAGAACGGCGGCGCAACTCCCGATCCGGGACACGGTATTGGCGAAGTTGTTGAAGATTCCGGTTCGCGCATCTCTGATTTCCCCTCGGTGGTTAAGCGTGTTGTGATCCGTCCGCACGCGTCTGTAAcggctgttgttgctgctgagagAGGTGGTTTGATTGGGGAGACTAGAGGTCAAGGTTCGCTTCCGTCTCTGGAGAATATTTCGTATGGGCAATTGCAAGCGTTGTCTACTGTACCGGCTGATGCTCTGTCCTTTGATCTCGAGAGGAGTGATGGAGCGTCTTCGGCTTATGTTATCTCTCCACCACCTATTTTGGAAGGAGAAGGAGTTGCTAAACGGTTTGGGGATCTGGTTCATGTCTTGCCTATGCAttcag ATTGGTTTGCACCAAACACAGTGGATCGGCTTGAAAGGCAAGTGGTGCCACAATTCTTCTCTGGAAAATCGCCAAATCATACACCCGAAAGTTATATGGAATTCAGGAACGCAATTGTGTCAAAATATATGCAGAACCCTGAA CACGTGCCGTCTGCTGCTTTAACATCTATTGATAGTTTGATCAAATTTGACAAGCCCAACTGTAGACACAAGGGGGCTGAAGTGTATTCATCCTTGTCAAGCTTGGATGGTGACATCCCTGACTTGGACATCAGAATTCGTGAACACCTTTGTGATAATCATTGCAACCATTGTTCTCGACCGCTTCCAACTGTGTACTTCCAATCGCAAAAGAAG GGGGATATAGTCTTATGTTCTGATTGTTTTCACCATGGAAGATTTGTTGTTGGACATTCTTGTCTTGACTTTGTAAGAGTGGATCCATCCAAATTTTATGGCGATCAAGATGGAGACAATTGGAGTGATCAGGAAACTCTCTTACTTCTTGAAGCTGTGGAACTCTACAATGAAAATTGGATTCAGATTGCAGATCATGTTGGTTCCAAATCAAAAGCTCAGTGCattcttcattttcttcgaTTACCTGTGGAGGATGGTCTTTTGGATAATGTTGAGGTTCCAGGTGTAACTAATTC GGAAAACCCTGCAAATGGATATGACCACAAAGGAACAGATTCAGATGGAGATATACCCG GATATTCGGAGCAAGATTCTGACACGGAGATCAAGCTTCCTTTTGTGAAGTCTCCGAATCCGGTTATGGCATTG GTTGCATTTTTGGCATCAGCTGTTGGACCTCGAGTTGCTGCGTCATGTGCCCATGAGTCCCTTGCGATTTTATCTGAGGATGATAG GATGAAATCTGAGGGTGTGCAAGGGAAAGAAGCTGGAGAAAATCAGCAGCAAGATG AAAACTCAGGAGCAGCTAAAACATCGCTCCAAAACGGAGCAGAACCACAGACTCCACTGCCAGAGGATAAGGTTATGTTAGCATTTAGAGCCGGTCTATCAGCTGCAGCAACGAAAGCAAAATTGTTTGCCGATCATGAAGAACGTGAGATCCAAAGGCTTTCTGCAAATATTGTAAATCACCAG CTGAAGAGGATGGAGCTGAAGCTAAAGCAGTTTGCAGAAATTGAAACATTGTTGATGAAAGAATGCGAACAAGTAGAGAAAACACGTCAGAGATTTGCTGCAGAACGAGTCCGTATGCTCTCAGCAAGATTTGGATCACCTGGAGGAATCCCTCCACAGACTAATAATAATCTCCAAGGGATGTCTCTGTCCACAGGTAGTAACAACATCAATACTCTCttgcagcagcaacaacaagttTCAGCAACAACTCAGCCAAGCATCATCCCGGGATTCAGCAACAACCCGCAAGTCCATGCGCAGATGCAGTTCATGGCACgccaacaacaacagcaacaacaagcTTTCTCGTTTGGCCCGAGATTGCCTCTCAATGCGATACAGACGAATGCAGGATCAACGGCTTCACCAAATGTCATGTTTGGCAACAACCAACTTAATAACCCTGCAGGTGCAGGAGGAGCAGCATCCATCAACCAACCCTCGTTTAGTCACCCGATGGTTAGGTCTTCCACGGGTTCAGGCTCAGGGTCCGGTTTAGGCTTAAACTGA
- the LOC104776288 gene encoding uncharacterized protein LOC104776288 has product MNIAQILFFFTSLLLLLHASTAEHQNFSNAGGDGDTIIFTTLGRSRYEFDIFALSTAKPPSVSDELRITDGESVNFNGYFPSPSPALISLLPDETQIQLEDSSPLHLIYVTERNGTSSLYYDLIYGGVDSDSKRRRRSVLEAPSRVQVPLLSGFDQRSGMTVNSFKDKPSLSGEFLVYVSTHENSGEPRTSWTAVYSTELRTGLTRRLTPSGVADFSPAVSPSGNLTAVASYGERGWTGEIEELSTDIYVFLTRDGTHRVKVVEHGGWPCWVDDSTLYFHRRSEEDGWISVYRAILPDNGPLTTESVTIQRVTPLGVHAFTPATSPNNHKFIAVATRRPGSDYRHVEFFDLKRNEFIELTRLVAPESHHLNPFLSPDASRVGYHSCRGEANGRRNPLLFLENIQTTTKDLSLFRIDGSFPSFSPRGDRIAYVRMPGVFVVKPDGSGQREVYNGMAFSTAWDPVRPGIVYSSSGPTFATERTEVDVIAIDVDASDKSSSVRRLTTNGKNNAFPWPSPDGKQIVFRSGRTGHKNLYIMDAEKGESGGLWRLTEGVWTDTMCNWSPDGEWIAFASDRESPGSGSFELFLIHPNGTGIRKLIQSGTGGRTNHPVFSPDSKSLVFTSDYAGISGEPISNPHSYQPYGDIFTVKLDGSNLRRLTHNSYEDGTPAWSPRFINPDDVVLRRRNISSCSFEDCHWLNKYPTLKGRKISC; this is encoded by the coding sequence ATGAATATTGCTcagattctcttctttttcacgtcccttctgcttctgcttcacGCATCCACGGCGGAGCATCAAAATTTTTCAAACGCTGGTGGTGATGGAGACACCATCATATTCACCACTCTAGGACGATCGCGTTACGAATTCGACATATTCGCCCTCTCAACGGCTAAACCGCCGTCAGTTTCCGACGAGCTCCGGATCACCGATGGAGAATCGGTAAACTTCAATGGCTAtttcccttctccttctccggcGCTCATCTCTCTTCTACCCGATGAAACCCAAATTCAATTAGAAGATTCGTCTCCTCTGCATCTCATCTACGTCACCGAGAGAAACGGTACTTCTAGCTTATACTACGATCTGATATACGGAGGCGTCGATTCTGATTCCAAAAGGAGACGACGATCGGTGTTAGAAGCACCGTCTCGAGTCCAAGTTCCTTTGTTATCCGGCTTTGATCAACGGAGTGGCATGACGGTAAATTCGTTTAAAGATAAGCCTAGTTTGAGTGGTGAGTTTTTAGTCTACGTGTCAACTCACGAGAACTCTGGTGAGCCTAGGACTAGCTGGACCGCCGTTTACTCTACCGAGTTGAGAACCGGGTTAACCCGACGGTTGACGCCGAGTGGTGTAGCTGATTTTAGCCCCGCGGTTTCGCCTTCCGGGAATTTGACGGCGGTGGCTTCATACGGAGAGAGAGGCTGGACAGGGGAAATTGAAGAGCTAAGTACGGATATTTATGTGTTCTTGACTCGGGATGGGACTCACCGAGTTAAGGTGGTGGAGCACGGTGGTTGGCCTTGTTGGGTCGATGACTCCACTTTGTATTTCCATAGAAGAAGCGAGGAGGATGGTTGGATCAGTGTGTACAGAGCCATCTTACCTGATAACGGGCCGTTGACTACAGAGTCAGTGACAATTCAGCGAGTTACACCACTTGGAGTTCACGCTTTCACACCGGCGACGTCACCAAACAACCACAAGTTCATAGCGGTGGCGACGAGGAGACCTGGCTCAGATTACCGCCACGTGGAGTTTTTTGATCTGAAGAGGAATGAGTTTATTGAGTTGACTCGTTTGGTGGCGCCGGAGAGTCATCATCTGAACCCGTTCTTGTCCCCTGATGCGTCTCGAGTCGGATACCATAGTTGTAGAGGCGAGGCTAATGGAAGGAGAAATCCTCTGCTTTTCCTAGAGAATATTCAAACCACCACAAaggatctttctctctttagaATCGATGGTTCATTTCCTTCCTTCTCACCAAGGGGTGATCGTATAGCATACGTCAGAATGCCTGGTGTGTTTGTGGTGAAGCCCGATGGTTCAGGGCAGCGTGAAGTGTACAATGGAATGGCGTTTTCGACAGCTTGGGATCCGGTTCGACCAGGAATTGTCTATTCTAGCTCAGGTCCAACTTTTGCTACAGAGAGAACAGAGGTTGATGTCATCGCCATTGACGTGGATGCATCTGACAAGTCATCTTCCGTGAGGAGGCTAACGACTAACGGGAAAAACAATGCTTTCCCATGGCCATCTCCGGATGGTAAGCAGATAGTGTTTCGTTCGGGCAGAACTGGTCACAAAAACCTTTACATAATGGATGCTGAGAAAGGCGAAAGCGGTGGTCTATGGAGGTTAACCGAAGGTGTGTGGACTGACACAATGTGTAACTGGTCACCTGATGGCGAATGGATCGCGTTTGCATCTGATCGAGAAAGCCCTGGCTCGGGTAGTTTCGAGCTGTTCTTGATACATCCAAACGGAACAGGGATAAGGAAGCTTATCCAAAGCGGGACGGGTGGGAGAACTAACCACCCGGTTTTTAGCCCGGACAGTAAATCCTTAGTTTTTACATCTGATTATGCTGGAATCTCCGGAGAACCGATCTCAAACCCGCATTCGTACCAACCGTATGGCGATATTTTCACGGTGAAACTGGATGGCTCTAATCTAAGGAGGCTGACACATAACTCTTACGAAGATGGGACACCGGCATGGTCCCCTCGTTTCATCAACCCCGATGATGTAGTGTTACGCAGGAGGAATATTTCGAGTTGTTCGTTCGAAGACTGTCACTGGCTCAACAAGTACCCTACACTAAAAGGCCGAAAAATCTCttgttga
- the LOC104776287 gene encoding replication factor C subunit 4 — MNWEEEIRRRKNKKGEEREKRGMAPVLQSSQPWVEKYRPKQVKDVAHQEEVVRVLTNTLETADCPHMLFYGPPGTGKTTTALAIAHQLFGPELYKSRVLELNASDDRGINVVRTKIKDFAAVAVGSNHRPGGYPCPAFKIIILDEADSMTEDAQNALRRTMETYSKVTRFFFICNYISRIIEPLASRCAKFRFKPLSEEVMTHRIMHICNEEGLNLDEEALSTLSSISQGDLRRAITYLQSGARLFGSTITSTDLLDVSGVVPLEVVNKLFTACKSGDFDIANKEVDNIVAEGYPASQIINQLFDIIVEADNDITDIQKAKICKCLAETDKRLVDGADEYLQLLDVASNTIRALSEMAQDF, encoded by the exons ATGAATTGGGAAGAggaaattagaagaagaaaaaacaaaaaaggcgaagagagagagaagagaggaatgGCGCCAGTTCTTCAGAGCTCACAGCCATGGGTTGAGAAATA CCGGCCGAAGCAGGTTAAGGACGTGGCTCACCAGGAAGAGGTGGTTCGGGTCCTCACCAACACACTCGAGACTGCTGAT TGCCCGCACATGCTCTTTTACGGACCGCCAGGGACAGGAAAAACCACTACTGCACTTGCCATCGCCCACCAGCTATTTGG ACCTGAACTATACAAGTCTAGGGTGTTGGAGCTGAATGCGAGTGATGACAGAGGCATTAATGTTGTTCGGACAAAGATCAAGGATTttgctgctgttgctgttggGTCTAATCATCGTCCAGG CGGTTATCCATGCCCAGCATTTAAGATCATCATCCTAGATGAGGCTGATTCAATGACAGAAGATGCTCAG AACGCCTTGAGGCGCACTATGGAAACTTACTCCAAAGTCACCAGGTTCTTTTTCATATGTAATTACATTAGCAG GATTATAGAGCCCCTTGCTTCCAGGTGTGCAAAGTTCAGATTTAAACCACTTTCTGAAGAAGTCATGACTCACCGTATAATGCATATTTGTAATGAAGAAGGTCTCAACCTTGATGAAGAG GCTCTTTCAACTTTGAGCTCCATATCACAAGGGGATCTCCGTAGGGCCATCACATATCTGCAA AGTGGGGCTCGGTTGTTTGGATCAACAATAACTTCTACAGATTTACTCGATGTGTCTGGG GTAGTTCCCCTGGAGGTAGTCAATAAACTTTTTACTGCATGCAAAAGTGGGGATTTCGATATTGCAAACAAGGAAGTGGATAACATAGTTGCAGAAGGATATCCTGCATCTCAAATCATCAATCAG CTATTCGATATCATTGTGGAGGCTGACAATGACATAACAGACATCCAAAAGGCTAAGATCTGCAAATGTTTAGCTGAAACTGATAAG CGACTTGTAGATGGGGCAGATGAGTATTTGCAGCTTCTAGATGTGGCAAGCAATACAATTCGTGCCCTCTCAGAAATGGCTCAAGACTTCTAA
- the LOC104776290 gene encoding N-glycosylase/DNA lyase OGG1 isoform X2, whose protein sequence is MKRPRATSSSPSISTTTKPPLSPPVTPILKQKLHRTGAPKWFPLKLTHTELTLPLTFPTGQTFRWKQTGAIQYSGTIGPHLVSLRQRPGDDTVSYCVHCSSTSPKSGAELALLDFLNAEISLAELWSDFSKKDPRFGELAKHLRGARVLRQDPLECLIQFLCSSNNNIARITKMVDFVSSLGLHLGDIEGFEFHQFPSLDRLSRVSEAELRKAGFGYRAKYITGTVNALQSKPGGGNEWLLSLRKLDLQEAVAELCTLPGVGPKVAACIALFSLDQHSAIPVDTHVWKIATNYLLPDLAGAKLTAKLHGRVAEAFVSKYGEYAGWAQTLLFIAELPAQKTLLQSFSQLINNPDTSAEEK, encoded by the exons ATGAAGAGACCTCGTGCAACATCTTCTTCGCCGTCGATCTCCA CCACCACGAAACCACCTCTGTCTCCGCCGGTCACACCGATTCTGAAACAGAAGCTACACAGAACAGGAGCACCAAAATGGTTCCCGTTAAAACTCACCCACACGGAGCTGACTCTACCGTTAACTTTTCCGACGGGTCAAACATTCCGGTGGAAGCAGACTGGGGCGATTCAGTACAGCGGAACGATAGGACCTCACCTCGTCTCTCTCCGCCAGCGTCCAGGAGACGATACAGTTTCCTACTGCGTCCATTGCAGCAGCACTAGCCCTAAATCAGGAGCGGAGCTTGCGCTGCTGGATTTTCTCAATGCCGAGATCTCGTTAGCTGAGCTATGGTCTGATTTCTCGAAGAAGGATCCTCGTTTCGGAGAGCTGGCGAAACATCTTCGTGGCGCTCGTGTGCTGAGACAGGATCCGCTTGAGTGCTTAATTCAGTTTTTGTGCTCGTCCAACAATAATATCGCCAGGATTACCAAGATGGTTGATTTCGTCTCGTCTTTAGGGTTACATTTGGGTGACATTGAAGGATTTGAGTTTCATCAGTTCCCCTCTTTGGATCGGTTATCTAGGGTTTCTGAAGCAGAGCTTAGAAAGGCTGGTTTTGGTTACAG AGCCAAATACATAACAGGTACAGTGAATGCTTTGCAGTCAAAGCCTGGTGGTGGCAATGAATGGCTTCTTTCTTTACGCAAATTGGATCTCCAAGAGGCAGTTGCTGAGCTGTGTACGTTACCTGGTGTTGGTCCAAAGGTAGCAGCTTGTATAGCTCTGTTTTCTCTTGATCAGCATAGTGCCATTCCCGTTGACACACATGTCTGGAAG ATCGCCACAAACTATCTACTGCCAGACCTTGCTGGTGCAAAACTGACAGCTAAACTCCACGGCCGAGTGGCAGAAGCATTTGTGAGTAAATATGGTGAATATGCTGGTTGGGCTCAAACATTGCTTTTCATCGCCGAGTTACCTGCACAAAAAACTCTCTTGCAGTCGTTTTCCCAGCTCATTAACAATCCGGACACATCTGCGGAAGAGAAATGA